A window of Longimicrobium sp. genomic DNA:
GATACAACGAAGCATGGTCCAGGTACGTTCGGAGGGGGAGCCTGAGCGGCGCCGCCCTCCACTTTTACGCCGATTCCATGGATGCGGAACTGGCAACCAGGGCGCGGACGGTAGATCGAGCGACCTCGACATTCGCCGGCTCGTAGACCGCAAGCAGCTCGGTGTGGCTTTCGGTGCGCACCTGGGCGAGCAGATCCTCGGCCGATAGCCGGGTATCGTTCTGATTGGTGCTCCGGGCAGATTCGATGGCCGATACAAGCAGTGTCTCCGCGACATCCCAGCGCTTCAGGCTGGCCGCTCCGCGTGCTGCCATGAACAGCGCTTGCGCAACCCACGGCGAATCGGACGCCCGCTGATGGTCAAGCACCGCTGGAAGCAGGCGCTCGAACACGTCGGGCCTTCCGCAGCCTCCCGCAGCTCGCAGCGACGATCCACGGACAAGCAGCCGCTCATCGGGCACGTCGGCGAAGTGGTTGTCGAGCAATGCAAGGAGGACTTCCAGCGCGTGCTGGTAATCGCCCCTATCCATCCAGTAGCAGGCGAGGTCGTGTGCGAAGTAGGGAAGTCGGGGATGATCCGGGCCGTATTCGCGGGCAGCAGCGGCACTGTGCTCCATCGCACCGGCGTGGTCGGAAACGGCTCGCGCAACGGTGAACAGGTAGTGGTGTGCCTCGACCTCGCGATCTCCCAATTGGAATCGCTGCGCCGTAGACAGCGCGCGCTGGAAGAGGTCGCGGGCCGTGAAGTACCGCCCGACGTTTAGGTGAACATGGCCCCACGAGGTCAGCGACCGCGCCCGGATATCCCAGTCGCGCTCTCTTTCGGCGAGGACGTACGCGACCTGGAACCAGATTTCGGCTTGCTGAGCCCGGCTGTGCTCGCGGTGCAGGCGGCCCGTCACCCAGGCGTACCGTGCGCTCGCGCCGATTAGCGCCGCCGCGCGCGCGAAGGAAAGCGCGGTGTCGATCGCGCTCTGCGAGAGTGCCCAATCAGCCACGGCCAGGCACGACAGCGCGATGCGCCGGAGATCGGGCTCACTGGCTGTCAGCTCACCGAGGATGCATACGAGCGCGCCTCGGGGGTCACCGTCCCTGAACGGATCCTCCCCGGCGATCCGCGGGAGAAGAGCTTCGACCGTGAGGGGATCGAGAAGATCGGAGCGCTGTTGTGGCGGCTGAAGAAACCAGGACGTGACCAGCCGGATCGCCTGGTAGACTGCGACGCAGAGCGGATCGTCGACGAGCTCGCGGAGCACGGCGGCGCCCGTCGCTTCTCCATGCGGAGTCGTGGCGAGATAGCCGTCTCTCGACGTTTTGATCAGCACTCGTCTTCGCACTGGCGTCGTCCGGCGGGAGAAATCGGGCAGGTGGGACACGCGCAGCAAGATCAGCACGAAAGTAGGCGTATACTATTCGTTGCGGGGAAGCTAGTCCACCCTGATCAACGCTGCTGACCGCACCAGACGAAGTCTGCGGAGGCGGAGTGCGAGCCATTGCAACGGCGACTTCGGTGCATTGTCTCCAGAGCTGTCGCCGCTTCTGAAGAGGATCCGCTCAACCCGTGGCGCGCCGCTGGCTTTTCTCGCGGCCGAGCTCGCGGACCAGCCAGTCGGCGGCATCGTCGATGGCCTCGGGGGGAAGGCGGTGGCCGGCGTTCCACCAGCGGATCTCCTTGGGCTCGCGCGCGGCCTCGAACAGGCGCTTCGCCTGTTCCGGCTTCATGGTGCGGTCGTAGCGGCCGTGCACCATCAGCAGCGGCCGCCCGTCCAGCCTGCGCACGGCGCGCAGCGGATCGGCCACCGCGCGCGCGGCCATCGCCAGCGGCGTCTCGGCGGGGAGGTCGCCGCCGGCGGCGAGGACGACGGCGCGAACGGACGGCTCGTCGGCGGCCAGCATCACCGCCAGGAAGCTGCCGAGCGAGTACCCGGCCACGCCGATGCAGCCGCGGTCGACCTCCGCCCGGGCGCCGAGGTAGTGCAGGGCGAGCCTGCACTCGCGCTGCGCCTGGCGCCACAGGCCGAAGATGGCCAGCGGGTTGCGCGCCGCCTGCGCCTGCAGCGGGTCGTGCCGGGTGCCGTGCAGCGGCAGGTCGATGGCCAGGCTCGCCAGCCCGTGCCGCTGCAGCGACTCGCCGATCCCCGCCACCATGTGCTCGCTGCGCGACGAGTAGCCGTGCAGCAGCAGCACCCCGCCCGAGGGCGCCGTCTCCGGCAGCAGGAGGATCCCCGGCACCGGGTCGCCCGTGGTGCGGAACTCGACTTCGAGACGCCGCCCGCCGCGGACCGCGCGCTCGCTCTTCACCGTCTGATGAATCTTCGTCGCCATGCGGACGGGCATTGGCAAGTTCGCTGCCCATCATCCATCACGCCGCCGACTCTCCCATGGCAGGGGCAACCTGAGCGAGCGGGAGATCGATCCAATTGCATTCAACTTGCATTATCAGACGATCTATGCTGGCCTGTTCAGTCGGTTCGCGCAATGAAGGCCAGCAGCCCGGGCGACGTCTCGCCCGGAAATTCACCCTCGGCAGGAGGACGTGCCGCATGAAGACGCTAAAGCTGAGCCTCGACGATCTGCGGGTGGAAGGCTTCGAGGTCCTCTCCACCGACTGGGCGGGCGACGATGCCGACGCCGCGGCCACGCTCGTCTGCACCGAGAAGCGGAGCTGCGGCCACATTTGCCCGTGACGGTCCTCCGCACCTAACGCGGCGTGATGAGCAGGGGATCGGCCTGCGCCAGTCCCCCACTGGTCGTGCGGAAACCCTCTCCCCGCGGAGCGCGCGGAGAGGGTTTCCTACTTCGATCTTGTAAAGCATCATTGACATCAGGTAAACTACGCTTTACTCTGCTGATCGCAACCTGGCAGCACCGACCCATCTCCTGTGAGGGTGCGATGTCCGAGAACGTCGTTCGTCGAACCGACGCGTGCGCGGCGCCGCGGATGCCCTGGTACGTGCACCCGTACTTCGCGGCGGTGCTGACGGCCGGCGGGGCGATCCTGTCGTCGCTGATCCTGAAGCGGCTGGAGCCGTCGGGCGTGCTGCGTGTCGCCGCGGCGCTGCTGGCGGTGCCGCCGTCCGCCTTCCTGCTGTGGACGTTCGTGCGCTGGATCCGCGGGCTGGACGAGCTGCATCACCGGATCGTGTTCGAGGCGGTGGCGGTCGCGTTCGTCCTCTCCGTCCTCGGCGCCATCACGATCGAGGGGCTGCAGAAGGGCGGCTACCTTGGCGGCTTCCGGATGGAGGACGCGTGGGAGGCGATGGTGTTCTTCTACGTGGCCGCGTACGCGTGGGCGTCGCGGCGCTACCGGTGAGGAACCGGCTGCGGGTGCTGCGCGCCGAGCGCGGCTGGTCGCAGGGGGAGCTGGCGGCGCACCTGGCCGTCTCGCGGCAGACGGTGAACGCAATCGAGACGGAGAAGTACG
This region includes:
- a CDS encoding alpha/beta fold hydrolase; translated protein: MATKIHQTVKSERAVRGGRRLEVEFRTTGDPVPGILLLPETAPSGGVLLLHGYSSRSEHMVAGIGESLQRHGLASLAIDLPLHGTRHDPLQAQAARNPLAIFGLWRQAQRECRLALHYLGARAEVDRGCIGVAGYSLGSFLAVMLAADEPSVRAVVLAAGGDLPAETPLAMAARAVADPLRAVRRLDGRPLLMVHGRYDRTMKPEQAKRLFEAAREPKEIRWWNAGHRLPPEAIDDAADWLVRELGREKSQRRATG
- a CDS encoding helix-turn-helix transcriptional regulator, whose translation is MRNRLRVLRAERGWSQGELAAHLAVSRQTVNAIETEKYDPSLPLAFRISAVFEMPIEAIFQPDGA